From the Nodularia sphaerocarpa UHCC 0038 genome, the window ATTATCAAAGAATCAATGCGGTTATACCCTCCAGTATCTATACAGGGGCGGGAAGCAGCAGTTGATACCCAGATTGGCGATTATGAGATTCCTCAAGGTACGACAATCATGATGAGCCAGTGGGTGATGCATCGTCATCCCCAGTATTTTGAAAATCCCGAAGCTTTTCAACCAGAACGTTGGACACAGGAGTTTGAAAAGCAATTGCCTAAAGGAGTATATATTCCCTTTGGGGATGGTCCCAGAATTTGTATTGGTAAAGGTTTTGCTCAGATGGAAGCGGCTTTGTTATTGGCAACGATCGCTCAAAGCTTCCAAATAGATTTAATTCCAGATTATCCCATTGTGCCACAGCCTTCAATTACCTTACGCCCAGAAAATGGACTGAAGGTGCAACTCCAGCAAATTGGGTTAGAGACTTCTCAAGACGGAAAACGTCAACAAGTACAAACTTCTTTTTAGCTGCAAAAAAATATCATTGCTCAATTATTTTGTCCCACCCTGCACTTCATGTCAGAGGTGGGGCTGCTTTTTGTTTCAGCTAAAATCTGCTAGATTAACTCGCAATGCATAGTCAAGTTTAAAATTGTCAGGTCTTGTTGCAACTACTAACTTGGGATACATCAAAATTATGAAACCATTTCTTTTTGTCTCTGACTTGGATAACACCTTCGTGGGTGATGACGACGCTTTAACAGCACTGACACAATCACTGAGTCAACATCGTCAAGTATACGGCTCTAAGATTGTTTATGCTACAGGGCGATCGCCTATTCTTTACCGCGAACTCCAAACAGAAAAAAATCTCATGGAACCGGATGCTTTAGTTCTCTCTGTGGGGACGGAAATTTATCTCGATGGTCAGGATACCCCCGATGCGGCTTGGTCAGAAATCCTCTCCTCTGGATGGGATAATGAATTGGTATTAAAAATCGCTCAGTCTTTTCCTGAGTTGGAGATGCAGCCAGATTCAGAACAACGGGCTTTTAAAGTCAGTTTTTTCTTAAAGCAAGAAGTAGCAAATATACTACCGCAACTAGAGGCAGAGTTGCTCAAATCTAAATTAAATGTAAAATTAATCTATAGTAGCGGTATTGACCTTGACATTGTGCCTCTTACCAGCGATAAAGGTCAGGCAATGCAGTTTCTCCGTCAAAAGTGGAGCTTTGCAGCAGAACAAACAGTTGTCTGTGGTGATTCAGGTAATGATATTGCTTTATTCGCTGTAGGCGAGGAACGGGGAATCATAGTTGGGAATGCACGCCCAGAGTTACTTAAGTGGCACAGCGAGTATCCCGCTAACTATCGTTACCTGGCACAAGCTGTTTGTGCTGGTGGAATTCTCGAAGGTCTAAAATATTTTGGTTTCTTAGAATGATTAGCTATCTCAAAGGGATTGTCGCTGGTATTCAAACAATTGGCGGGGGTCGCATGATGTTGACTCTCGAAGTGAATAATTTGGGGTATGATTTGCAAATTCCGCAACGTCTCGCAAAACATTTGCCAGAATCGGGCGGAGTCACACAAATTTTTACCCATCTGCAAATTCGTGATGAAGTGCCGTTTCTCTACGGCTTTGGTTCACCCGCAGAAAGAGATTTGTTCCGCCAATTGCTGACTGTAAGCGGTATTGGTACTGCTAGTGCGATCGCACTTTTGGACACTTTGGAAGTTCCTGATTTAGTCCAAGCCATTATCGCCGCCAATACCCAAATCTTAATTCAAGCCCCTGGTGTGGGCAAAAAAACCGCAGAGCGTATCTGTTTGGAATTGAAAAGTAAGTTAGTCGAATGGCGCAAATCAGCAGGCTTCTTCGTTGCTACAGGCGGTCCCGCACCAGGGATTTTAGAGGAAGTGCAAATGACTCTTTTTGCTTTGGGATATAGCGCCGATGAAGTTAGTCACGCTTTACACGTCGTCAGTGAGGATATTGGACTCACAAAAGACGCTTACGTGGAAGATTGGATTAAACAGGCGATCGCGCATCTGAGCAGCAGCCAAGAAATGACTCATTCGTAGTTCGTAGTTCGTAATTCAGAAAGACTGGGTTTTCAGGCTGGCATCTATTTTTCTTAGTATTGGCTCTCTCTCATCTTCCTCTATGTCTCAAGATCCTTACAGTTGGATAGAAGCATCTCTCGCAACTATTCATAAAGCCAACTGGTATCGCTCAGTACAAACAATCCACGGTCGCCCCGGTGCAACTGTGATTTTGGCTGGGGAAGAGGTAATTAATTTTGCCAGTAATGATTATTTGGGATTGGCTGGGGATGAACGCTTGACTAAAGCGGCAATTTGTGCTATTGAAAAAATGGGGACTGGTAGCACTGGTTCTCGCTTAATTAGTGGACATCGGGAATTACATCGGGAGTTGGAACAGGCGATCGCCGCTTGGAAACAAACAGAAGATGCGATAGTATTTAGTTCTGGGTATTTGGCAAATTTAGGTGCGATCGCCGCTTTAGTCGGTAAGCGTGATTTAATTTTATCTGACCAATACAATCATTCCAGTCTGAAAAATGGGGCAATTCTTAGCGGTGCAGAAATCCTAGAATATCCCCACTGTGATATGGAAGCGCTAAAAACTCAACTGAGTCAGCAACGCCAAAACTACAGACGTTGTTTAATAATTACCGATAGCGTCTTCAGCATGGATGGTGATTTATGTCCATTACCAGAATTATTAGATATAGCAGAAGAATTTAGCTGTATGCTGCTCATCGATGAAGCACATAGTACTGCTGTACTAGGAAAAACCGGTTCAGGGTGCGTCGAACATTTTCACAGCACAGGTAAGATTTTAATTCAAATTGGCACATTAAGTAAAGCCTTGGGCAGTTTAGGCGGCTATGTAGCGGCGAGCGCCAACCTAATAGATTATTTACGAAATCGCGCCCCCAGTTGGATTTACACCACAGCACTTTCACCCGCAGACACCGCCGCAGCCTTAGCAGCAGTTAAGATAGTGCAACAAGAACCGCAACGTCTTGTGCAACTATGGCGTAATGTGGATTATTTAAAAAAGTTAATTGCAGAACAATTACCTCACCTGAAATTATTACCTACAGAATCACCCATACTATGTTTACAGTTACCCAGTGCAGCAGATGCACTCAGAGTTGATAAACAGCTAAGAAGTAAAGGCATTTTCGCCCCAGCAATTCGTCCCCCCACAGTTCCTACAAGTCGGTTGCGGATATCTGTGATGGCTACTCATGAAACCGCACATATTGAAAAATTGGTATCAGTTCTCAGCGAGATTTTATAAATTCAGCCTTTGCTCAGAGTATCAGGGATTTAGCACAAACGCAGGTATTTGGAGGATATGAAAATATAGAGGAACGAACCGCTTTGGCGTTAGCCTCTCCCTCTTCTCCCAAAGGGAGAGGCTAACGCCAAGGGAGAAGGACACAAAGGAAGATTTTGAGATAGATAACAATATTAATTAAACAATTTTGTTTTTGGTACAATCATCAAATTAAGGCAAGTCACTACTTCAGATTAATAAACTACACACCACTGTAGGTGATCGGAAAACTTCTTGCTCTATTGAATGTATCTGATTAGCAACTGCATAAGCTCACAATACAGATATCTATTCAGATACAGAAATAGTATCTTGGATATCTCAGGAGAGAAAATGCTTCGATCAATTTACTCAGGAGAAGTTTACAATACCTTCAATGAGTTGAAGAATAAGGCTCTGAGAAACGAACCGAAACGCGTCCAAGTTGGGAATGAGTTGAAAGAAATTCCTTCTCCTTTTCCATCACCGACAGATTGGCGAGATGAATGGATTTACTTTATTATGGTAGACCGTTTTAATAACCCATCCGGTGCGCCTAAAAGTGCTTGGAATGCTTTTGACGATGATGGTTTTTTAGGTGAAAAAGGTTTGGTTTTCCAAGGTGGTACTTTTGAAGGTATCCGTCAGCAATTAGACTACTTACAAAAATTAGGGGTGGGAGCAATTTGGCTGAGTCCTGGGTTGAAAAATTGCCAGTATAAACCTACCTACCACGGCTATGGTATTCAAGATTTTTTACAAATTGATCCGCGATTCGCTACGAACAAAGAAAATCCAGAAAAGGAATTACAAGAACTAATTGATGAAGCTCATGCACGCGGAATTTATGTAATTTTTGATATTGTACTCAATCATGTCGGTAATGTTTTCAGCTATTTCATTGATGGCAAAGATGTTAAATCACCTCCATTCATTGATGAACAGAATAATCCTTATAATATTAGGTGGCATGACAAAGAGGGAAACGCACAATGGATGAATGCACCCGTTGATGAATTTTATAACCTTGACTCTGATGCAGCAGTATGGCCTAAAGAACTTTGCAAAAATGAGTTCTTTCGCAGAAGAGGAACTAGAGATGAGACTGAACAAGGTGGCGATTTTACCGACTTGCGGGAGCTAGTTACTGATGTTCCAGAAGTACGTAATATCTTAATCAGGATTCATCAATATTTAATTGCCAAGTTTGATATTGACGGATTTCGCATTGATACCTTGAGGTTTATTGAGCCAGAATTCGCCAGAATTTTTGGTAATGCGATGCACGAATTTGCTTTAAGTATTGGTAAGAAAAATTTCTTCTCTTTTGGTGAGATATGGGCTGAAGAAAACAATACAGAGGAGAAAATTAGAGGTTTTATTGGTCGCAATGCAGATGAACCAGGTGAGTTGTTAGGTATTGATGCAGCACTTGATTTTCCTTTATTCTTCCAACTCCCCAGTGTGTTGAAAGGCGGGAAAGCACCAAAAGCAGTAGTTGATGTGTATGAAAGGCGTAAGGAAAGTCTTCGGAGTATTATCAGTTCGCATGGAGATGTCAGCAAATTTTTTGTGACATTCCTCGATAACCATGATTTAAAGAGTCGTTTTTACTACAGTGACCCTAAAAATCCTCACCGATTTGATGACCAAGTAACTTTAGCTATTACCTGTTTGTTTGCTTTACAAGGGATACCTTGCATATACTACGGCACAGAACAGGGACTTAATGGTACTGTTCCAGAGAATACCGAATTTGGTGATCTCGTAGTTCGTCAAGCTTTATGGGGTAAACCAGGAGGCGGCTTCAATCGTGACCACTCTTTCTATCAAGCAATTGCACAACTATCTAAATACCGCAAAACCCATCCTGCGCTGCGCTATGGTCGCCAGTATTTTCGTCCTATATCAGGCGATCGCATTAATTATGCCATTTCACCCGACAATTCTGGTGTCCTGGCGTTCTCTCGCATCTTGAATGAGACAGAAGTGGTTGTGGTAGCGAATACGAACACAGAACTTACTCAATCTGTTTATGTAATAGTTGATGACAATCTCCATTCTGAAAACCCTACTTTCAAGATTTTATTTAGCAATAAATCTAGGGATAACAGCATTGAACCGGAAAAAGTTGAAGAACATCACGGTGTCAAGATCACAGAAGTTAATGGTCAAAAGAATTATGGGCCAGTACGAGTGATGAAAGTAACTCTCCAACCGATGGAAGTACAAATCTTAGTCAAATAGGAATAACATATTTGAGGCTTTCAATTAGTCAAAGTCTCAAATATATTACTTCATCATTGTTGGGCGATGGGGCGTATCCCGTCGCATAAACTTTTTTCATCAGGTTTCACATTGGGATTATTCTGCAAATAATCTCGCGCCCAATCACAACCACGCACCAGTAATTGATCTAAATCATCTAAATATAAATGCCAAAGCACGATATCATGTCTGCTACCTGTGGCTAGAGTCTTACCATCAAGACTAAAGCGCACACTCCAAACTGCATCTTTATAGCCTCGCAGGGTACGCAATTCTTGACCGTCAATGCTCCAGATTTTTACAGTATTATCACCACTGGCAGTGGCAATAAATTTACCATCTGGGCTGAAGGTAACATTGTGAACAACATTTTTATGTCCTTCCAAAGTTTGCGTTTTTTGACCGTCAATGCTCCAGATTTTTACAGTATTATCCCAACTGGCACTAGCAATCAGCTTACTATCTGGGCTGAAGGTGACGTTGTTGATCCCACTTGTATGTCCCGTTAAAGTGTTCTGTAATTGACCATCAATACTCCAAATTTTCACTTTTGTGTCCCAACCAGCCGTGGCAATTCGCTTACCGTCTGGGCTGAACACTGCGCTATTAACTACACTATTATGACCTTTAAGAGTTTGACGTAATGTGCCATCTCGATTCCAGAGTTTGACAGTTTTATCCTCACTAGCCGTAGCAATTAACTGACCATCTGGGCTAAAATTGACACTCCAGACTGTATCTTGGTGTCCTGTAAGAGTTTTCTGTAATGTACCGTCTAGATTCCAGAGTTTGGCGGTTTTATCCCAACTCGTCGTCGCAATTAACTTACCGTCTGGGCTGAAATTCAGCTTATTTACCCTGCCTAGATGCCCGTTGAAGGTTCGCAGTTCTTGAAGTTTATCCCCTACAATACTCCAGAGTTTGGCGGTTTTATCCCAACTAGCCGTAGCAATGTACTTACCATTTGGGCTAAATACTACGTCGAAGACCTCATCTTCATGACCCCGGACAATAATGCTGTTAGGACTGTTGAGTTTCCAGATTTTAGCCGTTTTGTCATTACCAGCTGTAGCGATGGATGTGCCATCAGGACTAAAGGCGACGCTATTAACTGCATCAGTGTGTCCGTAAAGGGTTTTTAGTTCTTGACCGTTGCGGTTCCAAAGTTTGACAGTTTTGTCACCACTAGCTGTAGCAATCAGTTTACCGTCGGGACTGAATATCACACTGTTCACCCCATTTTGATGACCTATGAGGGTTTGCAATTCTTTTCCGTCTAAACTCCAAATTTTGACAGTTCTATCAGCGCTGGCTGTAGCAATTTGCTTTCCATCTGGGCTAAAACTGACGCTCCAGATTATATCTTGATGTCCGCTAAAAGTTTGCAATTCTTCGCCATCAAGATTCCAGAGTCTCATGGTGTTGTCCCAACCGACAGTAGCAATTAGCTTACCGTCTGGGCTAAAGGTGACGCTGTTGACCTTATCTTTATGTTTGTCAAGAGTGTGCAGGAGTTTACCGTCCCGACTCCAGAGTTTAACTGTGTTGTCCCAACTAGCAGTAGCAAGTAACTGACTATTAGGACTAAAGGCGACTTCCAAAACTGCTTCTTTATGTTTGTCAAGAGTGTGGAGGAGTTTACCGTCTCGACTCCATATTTTTGCTGTTTTGTCCCAACTGCCGGTAGCTATGAGTGTACCGTCCGGGCTGAAGGCGACGCTATTAAAACCCTCTCCTTGATTTTCTGTGAGCATGACTGACTCTTTTTTGCCGTCGAGACTCCGAATTATGACCGTTCTATCTCTACTCGCTGTGGCAATAAATTTACCATCTGGGCTAAAACTGACACTCTCTAGCATTCCATCATGTTCTGCTAAACGATTTTTCTCTCTGACGAAGTTGATGGACTGTTGTAGAGTTTCGGTAACTTGAGTTCGAGTTTCGGTATCAATTCCCTCAGTGCCTTTGATGCGGCTACCAGCTGTAATACTGGCAATTAACCCATCGAATTCTCGATTTGCATTAAGCAAGCTTTCGGCTGATGATCTGATTGCTTTAGTTTCGCTCATCCGTGCCTTTTGTCCTTGCAACCAAGCAACCCCAGCCAGACCAAGGGCTAAGATTAAGCCCGTGACTAGGGATGAAATCGCTAGTTTACGTCTGTGCTGCTGCTGTTTAACCTCAACTTCTTTCAGTTCCCAACTTTGCTGAATAAACCTAGCTTCATTTGTATTGAGTTCTTGTGAGCGTTGCAATTGCCATTCTTGGGCATCTGTCAATGCCTTACCTCGTAATAGCGCCTGTTGATCATGTCCATTATTTTCCCATTGGCGAATTGCTAAACGCAATTGTTCTCGCCAGCGCAGAAAGTCACCATCCTCAAGTAGCCACTCTTCCAGTCGTCCCCAGCTTCTAATTAAGGCTTCATGGACAATTTCTACAGTTTCTTTTTCTGTGGACTCATTACGGTTGGTCACTACTAGACGTGAAGAAGCAAGTTGTGTGACTAAATCCCAGTTTTCTGTCCTCACTTCCTCACGAGTTGTCAACCGTCGGGTAGCTTCTGTGTCATCTCCTAAACGTACTAATTGGATAAATATTTGTTGCGCCCTTTGCCTATCTGCTTCGGTTAACTGGGCATAGACAGCCTCAGCATGGTTAGCCAAGGCTTCTTCTACACCACCAATTTCTTGATAAGCCTGATGAGTTAAGAGCCTATTTTGCTGTTTTGACCATAACTGGGTAAGGGCAAACTCAAGTAACGGCAAATGTCCTGGTTGTTGGTCTATCTCGTCG encodes:
- a CDS encoding sucrose-phosphate phosphatase is translated as MKPFLFVSDLDNTFVGDDDALTALTQSLSQHRQVYGSKIVYATGRSPILYRELQTEKNLMEPDALVLSVGTEIYLDGQDTPDAAWSEILSSGWDNELVLKIAQSFPELEMQPDSEQRAFKVSFFLKQEVANILPQLEAELLKSKLNVKLIYSSGIDLDIVPLTSDKGQAMQFLRQKWSFAAEQTVVCGDSGNDIALFAVGEERGIIVGNARPELLKWHSEYPANYRYLAQAVCAGGILEGLKYFGFLE
- the ruvA gene encoding Holliday junction branch migration protein RuvA, giving the protein MISYLKGIVAGIQTIGGGRMMLTLEVNNLGYDLQIPQRLAKHLPESGGVTQIFTHLQIRDEVPFLYGFGSPAERDLFRQLLTVSGIGTASAIALLDTLEVPDLVQAIIAANTQILIQAPGVGKKTAERICLELKSKLVEWRKSAGFFVATGGPAPGILEEVQMTLFALGYSADEVSHALHVVSEDIGLTKDAYVEDWIKQAIAHLSSSQEMTHS
- the bioF gene encoding 8-amino-7-oxononanoate synthase, translated to MSQDPYSWIEASLATIHKANWYRSVQTIHGRPGATVILAGEEVINFASNDYLGLAGDERLTKAAICAIEKMGTGSTGSRLISGHRELHRELEQAIAAWKQTEDAIVFSSGYLANLGAIAALVGKRDLILSDQYNHSSLKNGAILSGAEILEYPHCDMEALKTQLSQQRQNYRRCLIITDSVFSMDGDLCPLPELLDIAEEFSCMLLIDEAHSTAVLGKTGSGCVEHFHSTGKILIQIGTLSKALGSLGGYVAASANLIDYLRNRAPSWIYTTALSPADTAAALAAVKIVQQEPQRLVQLWRNVDYLKKLIAEQLPHLKLLPTESPILCLQLPSAADALRVDKQLRSKGIFAPAIRPPTVPTSRLRISVMATHETAHIEKLVSVLSEIL
- a CDS encoding alpha-amylase family glycosyl hydrolase; protein product: MLRSIYSGEVYNTFNELKNKALRNEPKRVQVGNELKEIPSPFPSPTDWRDEWIYFIMVDRFNNPSGAPKSAWNAFDDDGFLGEKGLVFQGGTFEGIRQQLDYLQKLGVGAIWLSPGLKNCQYKPTYHGYGIQDFLQIDPRFATNKENPEKELQELIDEAHARGIYVIFDIVLNHVGNVFSYFIDGKDVKSPPFIDEQNNPYNIRWHDKEGNAQWMNAPVDEFYNLDSDAAVWPKELCKNEFFRRRGTRDETEQGGDFTDLRELVTDVPEVRNILIRIHQYLIAKFDIDGFRIDTLRFIEPEFARIFGNAMHEFALSIGKKNFFSFGEIWAEENNTEEKIRGFIGRNADEPGELLGIDAALDFPLFFQLPSVLKGGKAPKAVVDVYERRKESLRSIISSHGDVSKFFVTFLDNHDLKSRFYYSDPKNPHRFDDQVTLAITCLFALQGIPCIYYGTEQGLNGTVPENTEFGDLVVRQALWGKPGGGFNRDHSFYQAIAQLSKYRKTHPALRYGRQYFRPISGDRINYAISPDNSGVLAFSRILNETEVVVVANTNTELTQSVYVIVDDNLHSENPTFKILFSNKSRDNSIEPEKVEEHHGVKITEVNGQKNYGPVRVMKVTLQPMEVQILVK
- a CDS encoding eIF2A-related protein, producing the protein MSKTVVINLGNGDLHNGFPSVTAQIRSDEHLPPEQFIGSLPADPNLVELYRNWRSIYQALCSRQSLRSQDLEEDDKLEIEAGAITNVSLLDFDELCQKLEENINTWLKSTEFLTIERKLRSQLNPAEEIRVIIETNDDNLRRLPLHSWDFLKDYPKAELALSRPEYQRRECLQPTFTRIQVRILAILGNSQGIDLQTETTFLKSLDNIAEVVSLNNPSRQEFNRQLWDSRGWDILFFAGHSQTEGDTGRIYINENQINNSLTIEQLEEALIAAIEKGLKLAIFNSCDGLGLANALGRLHIAQVIVMREPVPNYVAQVFFQNFLQAFAIEHKPLYLAIQHARRQLQGLEDNFPGASWLPVICQNPSVQPPTWLQLGGISPCPYRGLFAFQEEDAHLFFGREKFTANLVKAVKKKRFVAVVGASGSGKSSLVFAGLTPQLRQDPNVQWQIFSFRPGKNPFEALATALVSLRQCCPSVSLENILELAKDHTTTRLLELDLAIALEQNHQLLHSILEKFVQHEFGTRLLLIADQFEELYTLCPEPQRQPFLDLLLNAYSLTPAFTIVLTLRADFYSYALSYRRFSDALQGAVQNLGPMNRKELRRVIEEPAKKMQIGLEAGLTNQLIDEIDQQPGHLPLLEFALTQLWSKQQNRLLTHQAYQEIGGVEEALANHAEAVYAQLTEADRQRAQQIFIQLVRLGDDTEATRRLTTREEVRTENWDLVTQLASSRLVVTNRNESTEKETVEIVHEALIRSWGRLEEWLLEDGDFLRWREQLRLAIRQWENNGHDQQALLRGKALTDAQEWQLQRSQELNTNEARFIQQSWELKEVEVKQQQHRRKLAISSLVTGLILALGLAGVAWLQGQKARMSETKAIRSSAESLLNANREFDGLIASITAGSRIKGTEGIDTETRTQVTETLQQSINFVREKNRLAEHDGMLESVSFSPDGKFIATASRDRTVIIRSLDGKKESVMLTENQGEGFNSVAFSPDGTLIATGSWDKTAKIWSRDGKLLHTLDKHKEAVLEVAFSPNSQLLATASWDNTVKLWSRDGKLLHTLDKHKDKVNSVTFSPDGKLIATVGWDNTMRLWNLDGEELQTFSGHQDIIWSVSFSPDGKQIATASADRTVKIWSLDGKELQTLIGHQNGVNSVIFSPDGKLIATASGDKTVKLWNRNGQELKTLYGHTDAVNSVAFSPDGTSIATAGNDKTAKIWKLNSPNSIIVRGHEDEVFDVVFSPNGKYIATASWDKTAKLWSIVGDKLQELRTFNGHLGRVNKLNFSPDGKLIATTSWDKTAKLWNLDGTLQKTLTGHQDTVWSVNFSPDGQLIATASEDKTVKLWNRDGTLRQTLKGHNSVVNSAVFSPDGKRIATAGWDTKVKIWSIDGQLQNTLTGHTSGINNVTFSPDSKLIASASWDNTVKIWSIDGQKTQTLEGHKNVVHNVTFSPDGKFIATASGDNTVKIWSIDGQELRTLRGYKDAVWSVRFSLDGKTLATGSRHDIVLWHLYLDDLDQLLVRGCDWARDYLQNNPNVKPDEKSLCDGIRPIAQQ